A window of Platichthys flesus chromosome 23, fPlaFle2.1, whole genome shotgun sequence contains these coding sequences:
- the LOC133948813 gene encoding rho GTPase-activating protein 8-like, translating into MTSASDLEQLADIELQREDEEDEEEDDQTCVTDAPPSVLPDSSHPYYDVARHGVVQVSGDDRYGRKLIVFSSCCLPPSHQLNHQRLLQYLKFTLDQYVEMDYILVYFHHGLRSSNKPSMKWLREAYNEFDRKYKKNLKTLYVVHPTNFIRIVWNIFKPLISHKFGKKLTYVNFLDELREHVNYEQLVVPPDVLRHDEKLRAAQKGGAPPPVKRPPPRPPLPTQQFGVSLQYIREKNRDELIPPVLLQTVRYLKDNGLRTEGLFRRSARVQLIKDVQKLYNLGKPVNFDLYGDVHVPAVILKTFLRELPEPVLTFRVYSQVQDILNVENILRVTTCKQIVESLPEHNFIVLKFLLSFLRMVSQESISNKMSASNLSCVFGVNLLWPRHGSISLTALTPINIFTELLIEHFLTVFASRRPAGEVEP; encoded by the exons ATGACGTCAGCATCTGACCTGGAGCAGCTCGCGGACATTG agctgcagagggaggatgaggaggatgaggaggaagatgatcaGACGTGTGTCACAGATGCTCCGCCCTCAGTCCTCCCTGACTCCTCCCACCCGTACTACGACGTGGCTCGACACGGCGTGGTGCAGGTCTCAG GAGACGACCGGTACGGCAGGAAGCTGATCGTCTTCAGCAGCTGCTGTCTGCCTCCATCGCACCAGCTGAACCACCAGCGGCTGCTCCA GTACCTGAAGTTCACGCTGGACCAGTACGTGGAGATGGACTACATCCTGGTTTACTTCCATCACGGTCTGAGGAGCAGCAACAAGCCGTCCATGAAGTGGTTACGAGAAGCGTACAACGAGTTCGACAGGAA GTACAAGAAGAACCTGAAAACTCTTTACGTCGTTCATCCCACGAACTTCATCCGAATCGTCTGGAACATCTTCAAACCTCTGATCAG CCACAAGTTCGGGAAGAAGTTGACCTACGTGAACTTTCTGGACGAGCTGAGAGAACACGTGAACTACGAGCAGCTCGTCGTCCCACCGGACGTCCTCAG ACATGACGAAAAGTTACGAGCGGCTCAGAAAGGCGGAGCCCCTCCCCCAGTGAAGAGGCCaccgccccgcccccccctgCCCACTCAGCAGTTTGGAGTCAGTCTTCAGTA CATCAGAGAGAAGAACCGGGACGAGCTGATTCCTCCGGTGCTGCTGCAGACGGTTCGATACCTGAAGGACAACG GTCTGAGGACAGAGGGACTCTTCCGGCGCTCGGCTCGTGTTCAGCTCATTAAGGACGTTCAGAAGCTCTATAACCTCG GGAAGCCTGTGAACTTTGATCTTTACGGTGACGTCCATGTTCCGGCTGTGATCCTGAAGACGTTCCTCAGAGAACTCCCTGAACCCGTGCTCACGTTCCGAGTCTACAGCCAAGTCCAGGACATCCTCA ATGTGGAGAACATCCTCCGTGTGACGACGTGTAAACAGATTGTTGAAAGTCTTCCTGAACATAACTTCATCGTGTTGAAGTTTCTGCTGAGCTTCCTCCGCATG GTGTCTCAGGAGAGCATCAGTAACAAGATGAGTGCGTCCAACCTGTCCTGTGTGTTCGGGGTGAACCTGCTCTGGCCTCGTCACGGTTCCATCTCCCTCACGGCTCTGACGCCCATCAACATCTTCACCGAGCTGCTCATCGAACATTTCCTCACGGTGTTCGCTTCTCGCCGTCCGGCTGGAGAAGTGGAGCCGTGA